In the genome of Columba livia isolate bColLiv1 breed racing homer chromosome 1, bColLiv1.pat.W.v2, whole genome shotgun sequence, the window GTCATGATGCTTTGGGAGCAGGTaagtaaagaagaaaaggcGTGGACAGCTGGTCTTGTTACTGCAGCTGAATCGGTCAATACTTCTCAGCTATCAACAACATTAaatatggaatcatagaatcacagaatgatttggaTTAGAAGGGaacttcaaagctcccccagtgccacccctgccatgagcagggacatcttcaccagctcaggttgctcagagccccgtccagcctggcctgggatgtctccagggatggttcatctaccacctctctggccaacctgggacaggctctcaccactctcgctgtaaaaaatttcttcctcatgtctgtccTGAATCTCCtcactttcagtttaaaacctgcaccccttgtcctatcataacaggccctgctaaaactctgtccccatttttcttacaggccccttttaagagCTGAAAGGCtacactaaggtctccctggagccttctctggCCTCACAGCCCACCAAGGCCATGAAGTAAAACCATGTTGCCTTCGTCCTCAACAAAAACTAAGCTGTGGTGGGACGGTTTCTTGCTGTGTGCCTCTATGACCTTGTTCTAAATAAAATGCAGATCCTCGTAGTTGTAGCATCTGTGCATGGCTGTGCCCATGTCTGTCCCAACAGTTGGGTGGATTTTCCATCCAGAGTGATGTGGTGCCCACAGCCATGAAGGCCTACAGACTGTGGTAGTTACCCTTTGCTTGTGCCTTGTCCTGCTGGCAGTGCAGATGGCAGTGACACCAAACCTGCACTCCCTCAGTCCCTCGGCTGCTTCAGGGTTTCTTTCACCCCAggccctcttttccttctcctagCAGGTCATCTCCCTGTGCTTGCTTGAATGGGTATGGTAGCTCTTGACAGGGAAGAACAGAGAACTTGTGAGGTTGGGGATCTCACTTTTCACACTTTTATTTAGCAGAGTAGGTGTACACGGAGTGTCCAGTCCCTGTTTATTACCCCCAGGTAGATGAAGACAACACTTGCTTTTGAGCCAGTCAAGTCACACCGGAATCAAATAAGAGGATCAAAGAAGGTGCCCTCTCTTAGTGGTACCCTACTGACactaaaatgaacaaaatgtgGTTATAAAAATAACCACCCCTGGTCACACTAAGGAATCTTCTGCTCCAATGGCCTGTCTATAGCAGTAGATGGCAGCAGATGTTCAGGGTAGAGTTATAAAAAAGAGGACAAGGATCTTTGACTCCATCTTCCAAGGCACAATGAAGTATAAACTATTCCAGTACATGTTAATCTGTCTGTTTTGGAGGAACCAGGTCCAAAATCTGTCCCCAACAGGCTGTAACAAGTCCATCCCCATCATATTCTTCCTTGTCTTTGATATTGTCTGAATTAGTCCCAGGATGAGAGTCAAACCCAGCAAAAAAGGGACCAACCTGGGTGCATGTGTCTTCTGTCTCACAGGTCATCCCGGACTGGAAGGAGCAGGAGTGGAACTCTGAGAAACCTGATAGCTACGTGGGGATCTTCCACTTCCAGTTCTGGCGTTTCGGTCAGTGGTTGGACGTGGTGATAGATGACCGCCTGCCCACACTCCACAACCAGCTCATCTACTGCCACTCCAACTCCAGGAACGAGTTCTGGTGTGCCTTGGTGGAGAAGGCTTATGCCAAGTAGGTACCAATGCAGTTGCAGAACAAACTGAGGCGTGGGCAccctgtttttcctctcttttcactCATCAGTTGGTTTGCACCAGTGGAAACAAGAGCTTTTGTGGAGTGGAGTAGAACTTAGCAGACAGaaagtataagaaaaaaaaacccttctctAGCCTTAATTTACCCTCAGAGCAAAATATCCTCCAACTCCATGTTTGTTTAAGTAACATCTGTCTTAGGGATTTCAAGTTCCCTTTACTTTGTCCTATTACAACAAGAGTGCTCCAGGCTGCACGGGTCTTATTTTTTCATCCCAGTTTTCTGTCCTCACCCACTGAAAGTTTTATTACAAATCTCTGTTTTCCAGGCTGCCCTAAGAACTGTCCCAGATCCCTTAAAATGTCAAGCCAGTGTTGTTGTGCCATTCCTGTCACCCTCTTTCAGGTTGTCAGGTTGTTATGAGGCCCTGGATGGAGGTAACACAGCTGATGCCCTGGTAGACTTTACTGGTGGAGTCTCTGAACCTATCGACCTGACGGAAGGGGACTACATTGCTGATGAAGCCAAGCGAAACGTCCTCTTCGAGCGCGTGTTGAAGGTGCACAACCGGGGAGGTCTCATCAGCTGCTCCATCAAAGTAAGTGACGTTGCCTGTATGGTCATGGTGTCATGGGAATAGGCATTTTAGGATGCAGTCATCTTACACTGTTGGGGATTTCTAAATTAGATCAGATGAATTATGGCCAAGGGTTCCCACTTCTTCCTATGAAcggcaaagaaagtcaaaactGGATGCCAAATCTTTTTATTCCTCATTGCTCTGTCCACGAGCCCAGGTTCATCTCACCACCCTTTAAATGTTAGGAGAGGATTCACTTCCAGAGAAAGGTGTTTTGGTGCCTGCATGTGGACGTCTCTACAAACACTGGGTGCCAGACGTCCCAGGTAGGATGAACTTCATTGGTTGACAGGTTGAGCTCAGAGACCTCATGCAGCAGATGAAGACCAGGAAGGAACTAACACCTAAAATAGCATCTGATACATCTCCCAAGGCAACTGGGTCTCTCCCTGAGCATTACTGCTCTCCTTTTCAGCTCAGAGCAACCTGGAGGGAGCCTGAGCTCTCTTTTTTCCCAGTCCCTGCAAAGACAGTCACATCGCCCTGGTACAAGTGCTGTTTATGTCTCCTTGTCCAGGCCATGTCAGCAGCTGACATGGAGGCCCGCCTGGCCTGTGGGCTGGTGAAGGGTCACGCGTACGCAGTGACGGACGTGCGGAAGGTCCGCCTGGGCCACGGCCTGCTGTCCTTCTTCAAGTCGGAGAAGCTGGACATGATCCGCATGCGCAACCCGTGGGGCGAGCGGGAGTGGAACGGCCCTTGGAGTGACACGTGAGTTAggatgggcagcagcagcagcagctttggtggGAAAAGATGGGTTGGAGTAAGCCTTGAGCATGAGGCAATTTGGCTACAACCACACCCGTAAGATAATATTGCATGGGCAGTTGTGAGATGCTGCTTCAACCCATGTCCTAAACCTACTGTTTCACTAGGGTAGATTCATTCCTTTCCTTAGGGTCCCTGGAGGACAGCAGGAGGTTGGCCGAGCTTGACAAACTTTCTCATTAAGGCTCTGGTGGGTGTTATGGAGAAATCACCAGCATATTCACACTAGTGAAGGATGGTTATAGCTCACCTTCCCACTCCACTCTTGTTCCAGCAAAAATAGCACCCAACAGAATCAACCTCTGCCACCCCTGACTGTTGTGGTGTCTGTGGATGGGATGAAGAATCAAAGGGTGGTGTAATCAGATTATTTTGCCAGAGTCTATTTAGTTATTTTCACTGATAGGGTTATGATTGTACTGGTAAAACAAAACCTTGCCAAGCTGGATTCAGCTCCCCTGGTAAAGAAGGAAGTTGAAGCTCCAAGCTGCATTTTCCCCATAGTTGGAAGATGACTTAACCACTAGTAGAGCAGTGAGGGCAGTGGTTGCATGGCTGGAGCTTTATACAGGCCTTGTGCCCTAGACAGATCTTGTCGAGGTCAAGTAGCCTCTTGATTTCTTGTGTGTCCCCTTGCCTTCACTGTAATGATCATGTACTCTTCCCACAGCTCTGAGGAGTGGCAGAAAGTGAGTAAAAGTGAGAGAGAGAAGATGGGGATGACGGTGGAAGACGATGGAGAGTTCTGGTGAGTCCCTCCCGAGATCGTCACCACAGGCCATGCCCACAGAGTCCTCCCACCCCACGAAGCATGTGAGTCATTTCTGCACATATAGCTATCCAGAGCAAACAGCCTTCTAAGCCCTAGGATATTTAGAGAAGCCTCATCCTTGAACCCCTGGCTATTAGCTTTGGGTGGCCATGACCCTAGGATTACAAGGGTCCAAACCATTTCACCAGGGTGCTGGGAACCTGTTATGAATGTGCTGAACTTAACAGCCCCAGGAGGTGTGTTTCAATACAGCGTATAATCAAATAatcgtagaatagtttgggttgaaaggaccttcaaagctcacccagtccaaccccctgccttGAGCAGGGACATCTACACGCAGATCAGGTTGCACAGAGCACCATCCCCATCTATGGAGGAAGGGCCACTGCTCTGCTTCTCTCACTCCAAAATGCAGAGCTCTATTGtttaaactgaagaagaaatatttcctgcaCGCATGGAGAAAGGTATCTCCATCTTTTTTGTTATTCATCTGCTACCAGAAGCTATCCACAGGTAATCAAGAAAACCCCTGCAGTGCATAGTGTTCaggggaatcacagaatcatagaatgtcccgagctggaagggacccacaaggatcatcgagtccaactcctgtccctgcacaggacaaccccacagttcacaccatgtgtctgaggacgttgtccagtctcttcttgaacactgtcaggtttggggctgtgacacctccctggggagcctgttccagtgtccagcaccgtCTGGGTGAAGAAGCTTTTcatcatgtccaacctgaacctcccctggcacatcttcctgccattctaTGAATGAAGCAGCATAACCCAGCTCTGTCCTTTCCTGACTTaggatgacctttgaagattTCTGCAAATACTTTACGGACATCATCAAGTGTCGTCTCATCAACACATCCTACCTGAGCATCCACAAGACCTGGGAGGAGGCAGTGCTACGTGGGGCATGGACCAGAAACAGTGACCCCTTGAAGAACCGCTGTGGAGGCTGTATCAACCACAAGGACACCTTTTTGCAGAACCCCCAAGTGAGTCATGGAGCAGAGAACCTTCTGGAGCCTTTGCATGTGCTTGCAAGTGTTTAAATTTCATACAGGGTATCTAGAAGGATAAAATGGTTCTGTTGACCATATCCCTCTATCAGGGAAACTATGTCTAAGTGTAGATCACCTTGGCAAACTGCCAACCGTGCTGCACGGTAGCAAGGTTAGCTAGTGCCAAACAAGGCTAGGAACCATTTCCAACAATTTGGATGTCTGAATGATCAAATTCCAGTTCCTTTTCCCAAACTTTGGCACTGCTAAATTTACCAGGACAGATCCAGTCTGTAGGGTCATTTCCTTCTATAATAGCTTGGCTTTCAGAAAAGGCTCTGCTCTGAAGTTCGTCTCCTGGAACAAGCTCTTCTGTCCTGTTCTGCTCTGAACTGGGATTCTCAGTAACATTGTGACAAGTTCTTGTGAGTCCTTCACCTAACAAGCAGGTGAAGGATGGTCAGTTCTATTGCAGGAGTTGTCATTAATGATATGGAGGAGTTGAGCTCTGTATTAGCCTTCACCTTAGGTCTCTGAACATCAGTTCCACCTTCTATGCATCATAGGAGGACTTGTGGCAGAGTGCAAGGGGTGAAAGTCCCTGGTATGAGACTACCTCTGGACTTCCCGGATTCTGCTGAGTAATTCAAAGACTGGATTTGCCAGTCTTCTTCTAAGAAGAGCCAAAAAGGTCTCTGACTTGGCAAGATGATGCCAGTTCCCAAGAGGAGTGTGTATGGGCTCTCAGTACCGGTACTGAAGCCAGGTTGTCCCTGCAGTAAGGCAGATGAAGAGAAGCTGAGGTTAATTCTACTGTGTGTCCACCCCCACCCATACCCCGTGACCCTGTCCTAGTAGAAGTTGTCCCTTACCTTCCTTCTTTTGCTTCTAGTACGTGTTTGATGtgaagaagacagaagatgaaGTGCTGATCTCCATACAGCAGAAGCCAAAAAGGACCAGTCGCAAAGAAGGCAAAGGAGAGAACTTGGCCATAGGCTTTGATATCCATAAGGTAGACCATGGATCCTGCATGTTGGCCTGAGTACACCTCATAAATTTGTTAGTGCTGGAGGGGTACATCAGTCCTGCATGAGCATTGGTATTGTTtatttaatcatagaatcatagaatgtcctaaGTTGGTATTGTTtatttaatcatagaatcaatcATTGGTATTGTTtatttaatcatagaatcatagaatgtcctaaGTTGAACAgcacccacaaggatcatcgagtccaactcctgtccctgcacaggacaaccccacagttcacaccatgtgtctgaggacattgtccagtctcttctcaaacactgtcaggcttggggccgtgacacctccctggggagcctgttccagtgtccagcaccctctgggtgaagaaccttttcctaatgtccaaacTAAACTTCCCGTGGcacatctttcttccattccctcgggttctgttgTCGGTTGCCTTCAGCACAATCTAACCCCATCTAGACATGATGAGAGATTTCAGAGATGAACAGTGACAGCATAGACCTTGCTGGAAGCCATGGTTGGTGTGCTGTCTCTGAACGCTGAAATCCAATAGATTGATTCCTGTGTGTTCCTTGCTGGGCTCTCCATATCAAGCTGGGATACAGCAGATAATGAGTCCCTGAGCCAACGGAATTGGGAGAGCCATGTCCATGCTTGTTTTCCATCCAACCCAGTTGGGATCATTTTGCTGGTTCTCTTAacaccagctctcccagcacTGTGGGATCAGTCCTTGCCTCCCAAGGTGGATATCAACATGTTGTCCCTCAGTGCTGTCCTGCTGACCATCTGCTGTGGTCCTTGTCCAGGTGGAGCTGAACAGGAACTACCGGATGCACACCCTGCAGCAGAAGGTGGCCAGCTCCATCTACATCAACTCCCGCAGCGTCTTCCTGAGGACGGACCTGAAGGAAGGCCGCTATGTCATCATCCCCACCACTTTTGACCCCGGTCATGTAGGAGAATTCCTTCTCAGGGTTTTCACGGATGTGCCTTCAGATTGCCGGTAAGGAGAAGGAGCAGCCATGAGGAGGAGCTGGTTGTTTGGAGAGGGGCCTGTGCTTTAGATATGTGGTTTTCCTGATTAAATTGGTCATAGCTTTGTCTGGAACTGGTATTTAGCTATTTTTCAAGGGTGGTCAAGAGACAGGGCATCATTACAGATCTTACCACAGTGTCACCGAGGCACTTTAGAAGTCAATTCAGGCAGGCaacaagctccaaacagactgTATTCTAACCAGAATTGCTGAACAGAAACCACCTACAAATGGGGTTTATTCAAAATTATTCAACACTTCGATAACATTATACAACACAGGTTTGGATACCAGTTGGGAGTTCCATTACTACACAACTGAATCAAATCTCAAGGGGATCAGATCCAAAAACTCTGGAGTGATGGTTCAAAACATGTATCTTTCCACTCTGTGTCAAAGCGAAGACACTCAAGGGTACACAGATCACTTACCAGGTCAGTAAGGTGCCTCAGTCCCTGGGGAATGTTCCTTAGATGGCCAGTCTAAGAGGGAGAGTCTTCAACTGCATACCTGCTGGTTCAAGGAACGCCAACTCAATGAGGGTCTCCAGAGGGCTGCATTTATACCCtagttgaatctgagctgtgTTCACTTATAGTGGttgtccagaaacttctctcaaccaagGTGTCTCATTGGTCAAAGGCCCTGTCTGTTGACCAAGGGGTGTATGCATGACCATAGTGGCCCATGAGCTCAgaagtttctgttgcttttgggCGGCGGGGTGGGGGAATGCATCTGCCACACACATACGTGTAGAGAAGCTCCCATTCTGCTTCTAGGCATGACATGGAAGAGCATCCCAAACCTAGGTTGAGGATATCAGCGTGGGGAACAGAGTCTGACAGTGCACAGTCCTTCCATCCTGCTAGAGCAATCTCTCTGGCCTGCCCGTGGGGTAAGGCGTGGCACCTCTCAAAGCCCATGTGTTTTTCCCTTCAGAGAGCTAACGCTGGATGAGCCACCACACACCTGTTGGAGTGGGATGTGTGGTTACCCACAAGTGGTGTCCCAGATCCACGTCCTCGCTGCAGCTGGGCTCAAGAATCAGGACTCCCAAGGAGGTACTGGGCTTTCCCTGCCTgttgtcacagtatcacagtatcacagtatgtttgggattggaagggacctcaaaagatcatctagtccaatccccctgctggagcaggaacacctaggtgaggtcgcacaggaacatgtccaggcgggttttgaatgtctccagagaaggagactccacaacctccctgggcagcctgttccattgctctgttaccctcactgagaagaagttttttctcaaatttaagcggaacctcttgtgttccagcttgatcgcattaccccttgtcctatcattgtttgccaccgagaagagcctggctccatcctcatggcactcaccctttatatatttataaacattaatgaggtccccccttagtctcctcttctccaaactaaagagccccagctccctcagcctttcttcataagggagatgctccactcccttaatcatctttgttgccctgcgctggaccctctccagcagttccctgtccttcttgaactgaggggcccagaactggacacaatattccagatgtggtctcaccagggcggagtagaggggaaggagaacctctctcgatctactagccactccccttctaatacaccccaggatgccattggccttcctggccacaagggcacagtgctgcctcatggtcatcctgttgtccaccaggacccccaggtccctttcccctacactgctctctaatatgtaatttcccaacctatactggaacctggggttgttcctgcccagatgcaggactctacactttcccttgttaaatttcatcaggttattccccgcccaactctccagcctgtccaggtcccgctggatggcagcacagccttctggtgtgtcagccacacctcccagcttagtgtcatcagcaaacttgctgatagtacactctattccctcgtctaaattgttaatgaatatattgaataatattggccccagcactgacccctgaggcactccactagatactggcctccaactagactccgcaccattgactaccactctctggcttctctccttaagccagtttgcaacccacctcactagtctattgtctagaccacacttcctcaacttagctgtgaggatgctgtgggagactgtgtcaaaggctttactgaagtcaagatagaccacatccaccgctctgccatcatccacccaccttgttacattctcataaaaggctatgaggtctACTCCTGGAGGAGTTGGAAGGTGGATATTTCAGTGGGAAAAGGGGGAGCTGGTTTCATGAGGTGAGAGGTTGCTGGGATTTGTTATGTCCtcagatattttttcagtgaaCATGCCTGATTCAGACaccagaggaggaaaaagtcCATGGAGAATCAAACTCCCTTCTTGCTGCAGACATGATCTAGCAGATATTATATTTAAACTGCTGTCTAAGATCCTTGGGAGATCCTCCCAAAGCTTCCTCAAAGCCCTTAGCAGTGGTCCTATAACAATCCAGACTTTCATCCTGAGTATGAGCAACTGTAAAAGTCAGGAATTGCATTAAAGGCTTTTTAGTAGTGATGTGCGGAAATGACCTTACAGCCCTTGGGCTTGTAAGGAAGGTATGTATTTCACAACATTGGACACACAGGGAATCACTTCACCCAAGATGTGTGTATTTTACAGTAGTTGTGAGCTTgattaaatgcagtaaaatgttacatattcatgaaagttttaggaacgcctatacatattcataacctgtccccaagaaggcggttcttattacaatgagttccgggagaccatttccatagtctccacctctggctcctcctggttgcagctgtgTAGTGATCAtgaacccgggtcctctttctctgtacatggtcacctttggtccagtgtgatgagttggttaggtctcagactgctgagttggttagaactggcgtatctcctgtcctgtgcccaagtttctgttatctagttcacccaaggatgcaccaagaatgcacccaaggattattatctttgcaaggcatcagtgaagtcctgtttctcgtacattaagttacacagagctaagcaaggctaggcaatagtgatgtaggttaaagggttagctctctaagtgtctttaagtgttagttagTTAATTATTATTGAagtgttaattatttttttaagtgttaattagttaattgtcaatttCCTGTATCAGTAGGAAGGACAgagaaacactggaacaggctgatGTGTTAGGGTAGTCTTCCTCACCAGAGGCTGGATGAATTAGTAGAGGGTGGGTCAAACTTAGCTCATTTTGGGGTGATGTGGATCAAGGACCTCTCCCTCTGTTTCCTCTAAGTCCTGCT includes:
- the CAPN5 gene encoding calpain-5 isoform X4, which produces MAAGDTSVGPGAHARPMLLQGRWERMFSSVKPYENQRYASLKKECQRRKQLFEDPLFPANDDSLFYKSRIQGIQWKRPKEICDDPHLFVDGISSHDLHQGQVGNCWFVAACSSLASRESLWQKVIPDWKEQEWNSEKPDSYVGIFHFQFWRFGQWLDVVIDDRLPTLHNQLIYCHSNSRNEFWCALVEKAYAKLSGCYEALDGGNTADALVDFTGGVSEPIDLTEGDYIADEAKRNVLFERVLKVHNRGGLISCSIKAMSAADMEARLACGLVKGHAYAVTDVRKVRLGHGLLSFFKSEKLDMIRMRNPWGEREWNGPWSDTSEEWQKVSKSEREKMGMTVEDDGEFWMTFEDFCKYFTDIIKCRLINTSYLSIHKTWEEAVLRGAWTRNSDPLKNRCGGCINHKDTFLQNPQYVFDVKKTEDEVLISIQQKPKRTSRKEGKGENLAIGFDIHKVELNRNYRMHTLQQKVASSIYINSRSVFLRTDLKEGRYVIIPTTFDPGHVGEFLLRVFTDVPSDCRELTLDEPPHTCWSGMCGYPQVVSQIHVLAAAGLKNQDSQGGADPYVIIKCEGQKVRSPVKKNTVSPEFDIKGLFYRKKPGQPIIVQIWNHNLISDEFLGQVVLKGDPSDRQSVHTLHLQDKGNRRSNDLPGTIALRLLSSNTLTNV
- the CAPN5 gene encoding calpain-5 isoform X3, whose translation is MPVPIPIRGSGSWFPVPAPLPGAGYQVWVPVWWQFPFPVLVPIPGLSPCSQVPVPIPSAGSRFRFPGPGASSHSLVPVSVPSSIPSASSRSLVPVSVPSSYSQCQFLSPVPGPSGHSHSWCRFPSPVCVPVDGCQFLFPVPVPVPGPCYRVPVPIPGTHSRSRVPVSIPGAGSRPRFGSLFPVPIPGAHSRSRVLFPVPIHVPGSRFLFLLPVPVPGSRFLFPVPVPGSRCRSSSPSPGASSRPRFRVPVPVRSPARSQRRRGRCPPRRGGACGEAKRCGQRPPASGNSTGSGQGRWERMFSSVKPYENQRYASLKKECQRRKQLFEDPLFPANDDSLFYKSRIQGIQWKRPKEICDDPHLFVDGISSHDLHQGQVGNCWFVAACSSLASRESLWQKVIPDWKEQEWNSEKPDSYVGIFHFQFWRFGQWLDVVIDDRLPTLHNQLIYCHSNSRNEFWCALVEKAYAKLSGCYEALDGGNTADALVDFTGGVSEPIDLTEGDYIADEAKRNVLFERVLKVHNRGGLISCSIKAMSAADMEARLACGLVKGHAYAVTDVRKVRLGHGLLSFFKSEKLDMIRMRNPWGEREWNGPWSDTSEEWQKVSKSEREKMGMTVEDDGEFWMTFEDFCKYFTDIIKCRLINTSYLSIHKTWEEAVLRGAWTRNSDPLKNRCGGCINHKDTFLQNPQYVFDVKKTEDEVLISIQQKPKRTSRKEGKGENLAIGFDIHKVELNRNYRMHTLQQKVASSIYINSRSVFLRTDLKEGRYVIIPTTFDPGHVGEFLLRVFTDVPSDCRFGYQLGVPLLHN
- the CAPN5 gene encoding calpain-5 isoform X5, with amino-acid sequence MFSSVKPYENQRYASLKKECQRRKQLFEDPLFPANDDSLFYKSRIQGIQWKRPKEICDDPHLFVDGISSHDLHQGQVGNCWFVAACSSLASRESLWQKVIPDWKEQEWNSEKPDSYVGIFHFQFWRFGQWLDVVIDDRLPTLHNQLIYCHSNSRNEFWCALVEKAYAKLSGCYEALDGGNTADALVDFTGGVSEPIDLTEGDYIADEAKRNVLFERVLKVHNRGGLISCSIKAMSAADMEARLACGLVKGHAYAVTDVRKVRLGHGLLSFFKSEKLDMIRMRNPWGEREWNGPWSDTSEEWQKVSKSEREKMGMTVEDDGEFWMTFEDFCKYFTDIIKCRLINTSYLSIHKTWEEAVLRGAWTRNSDPLKNRCGGCINHKDTFLQNPQYVFDVKKTEDEVLISIQQKPKRTSRKEGKGENLAIGFDIHKVELNRNYRMHTLQQKVASSIYINSRSVFLRTDLKEGRYVIIPTTFDPGHVGEFLLRVFTDVPSDCRELTLDEPPHTCWSGMCGYPQVVSQIHVLAAAGLKNQDSQGGADPYVIIKCEGQKVRSPVKKNTVSPEFDIKGLFYRKKPGQPIIVQIWNHNLISDEFLGQVVLKGDPSDRQSVHTLHLQDKGNRRSNDLPGTIALRLLSSNTLTNV